The Raoultibacter phocaeensis genome contains a region encoding:
- a CDS encoding phage tail protein: MATDIGSAYLTVVPSLGDIQKQIEAQLASIDLSKSGEALGSSLVRGVQSSLSRLSLAPAFAQQVGPATESIQKSMQGGGINLDALSSATGVIANVLRALSALKSMLTPVRIDLSNVEILIVNLTNSSKGAEGGFKGLKSVLTALTSPLAIVIAIIAALAAGFAYLMTTNDGFRETVMGLVGVIGESLAPILGIVGQAVADLATAVLPLLAGMIELLLPVIGQICIVILQLVAALAPVVTMLVAELVPIIVEIIELVVLVASQILAAIVPVITTILTMIQTNMPMIQMIITTVMTAIMAVVQTVWPLIQAIIETAMGIIQSIMSIVSAAMAGDWQGVWEGILALVDTIWTGIQSVVGIAIGILQGAIGTALDFIQGIWDGAWTAIGTFLQGAWDGICAAVETGISTAVDFVGGLPDQALSALGDIGTFLYNAGNNFIQGFINGIKAAGDWVINAVRTLCDDALGAVKSFFGIASPSKVMAKMGGYIGDGLAEGISASAPSVIRAMDEVGADVAASAKHAVSGAVHSLAAEADGMFEPFDGPMRHATLQRNFELGRLEPSSTDGAKLDELIYTVRQLHGSLGSIIAANAPSLGRRDFRRVVNSL; encoded by the coding sequence ATGGCAACGGATATAGGTAGCGCATACCTGACGGTTGTGCCGTCGCTCGGCGACATCCAGAAGCAAATCGAGGCGCAGTTAGCCTCGATCGATCTTTCGAAGTCAGGCGAAGCCCTTGGAAGCTCGCTCGTTCGTGGCGTGCAAAGTTCCCTTTCGCGCCTATCCCTTGCCCCTGCGTTTGCTCAGCAAGTCGGTCCGGCTACCGAGTCGATCCAGAAGAGCATGCAAGGTGGTGGGATTAACCTCGATGCGCTTTCGTCGGCTACGGGAGTCATCGCAAACGTCCTTCGCGCACTCAGCGCGCTCAAGAGCATGCTGACACCGGTTCGGATCGACCTTTCCAATGTAGAAATCCTCATTGTAAATCTGACGAATTCATCTAAAGGAGCCGAGGGAGGATTCAAGGGATTGAAATCCGTCTTAACCGCATTAACGTCCCCCTTGGCAATCGTGATAGCGATTATTGCAGCTTTAGCCGCAGGATTCGCCTATCTTATGACAACGAACGACGGGTTCAGGGAAACGGTCATGGGGCTTGTGGGCGTTATAGGAGAAAGCCTCGCTCCGATTCTCGGGATCGTGGGGCAGGCCGTTGCGGATCTCGCAACGGCGGTGTTGCCGTTGTTGGCCGGTATGATAGAGCTGCTGCTTCCGGTCATCGGACAAATATGCATCGTTATCTTGCAACTGGTCGCCGCGCTAGCGCCTGTGGTAACTATGCTTGTGGCAGAGCTCGTTCCCATTATCGTAGAGATAATCGAGCTCGTCGTGTTGGTTGCCTCGCAGATACTCGCTGCCATTGTTCCTGTCATTACGACAATCCTGACCATGATTCAGACGAATATGCCGATGATCCAGATGATCATAACGACGGTCATGACCGCCATCATGGCTGTCGTACAAACGGTGTGGCCCCTTATTCAGGCCATCATCGAAACGGCTATGGGAATCATCCAGTCGATCATGAGCATTGTATCGGCGGCTATGGCTGGTGACTGGCAAGGTGTGTGGGAAGGAATCCTCGCGCTCGTCGATACGATATGGACCGGCATCCAAAGCGTTGTCGGCATTGCGATCGGGATACTGCAAGGCGCTATCGGCACTGCTCTCGATTTTATCCAGGGAATCTGGGATGGCGCGTGGACGGCTATCGGTACATTTTTGCAAGGTGCATGGGATGGCATCTGTGCTGCTGTTGAAACGGGAATCTCTACAGCTGTCGATTTCGTAGGAGGATTGCCCGATCAAGCACTTTCAGCGCTTGGGGATATCGGAACGTTTCTGTACAACGCAGGAAATAACTTTATCCAAGGTTTTATCAACGGTATTAAAGCTGCGGGTGATTGGGTGATCAATGCGGTTCGAACACTGTGCGACGATGCGCTTGGGGCGGTTAAATCGTTTTTCGGCATCGCAAGTCCCTCGAAAGTCATGGCGAAAATGGGCGGCTATATAGGAGACGGGCTTGCCGAAGGCATCTCCGCCTCGGCACCTTCGGTCATCCGCGCGATGGACGAAGTCGGCGCTGATGTTGCCGCATCTGCAAAGCACGCAGTATCGGGAGCAGTTCATTCCTTGGCCGCTGAAGCCGACGGCATGTTCGAGCCGTTCGATGGTCCCATGCGGCATGCGACATTGCAGCGAAATTTCGAGCTTGGGAGATTGGAGCCGTCTTCGACGGACGGTGCGAAACTAGACGAACTCATCTATACGGTTCGTCAGCTCCATGGTTCTTTGGGAAGCATAATTGCGGCAAACGCCCCATCGTTGGGAAGACGCGATTTTAGAAGGGTGGTGAATTCTCTCTGA
- a CDS encoding siphovirus ReqiPepy6 Gp37-like family protein: protein MIDLTYTDADGTDLGILCAYQLDLAYGSDENDFELTVPEGVFLEEKSRVYIEGTEWGGIVRGGRESTLDGETVFVVTGETWHGKLASTYVCSTEDLVVSGEANEALRTVIAFVGLGDVFDVSEEESGVRVAYSLRSMEAVYAGLRKMLAAAGGKLRITKESGSKPTLCAVPVNAYIDENDLDGYGYELAWATPANHLICLGSGEGIDRAMIHLYADAAGNIGETQVFYGLDERQCVLESNVLADELREEGERKLRELQNTGTCELSLPKDAVFDVGDIVGVVSEKTGVTVTSVVTKTVVKISEDGQIELTNEIGEVVPVSAASQRK, encoded by the coding sequence ATGATCGACCTCACCTACACCGACGCGGACGGTACGGACTTGGGCATTCTCTGCGCATATCAGCTCGATCTTGCTTACGGAAGCGATGAGAACGATTTCGAGCTTACTGTGCCCGAAGGCGTGTTTCTTGAAGAGAAATCGAGGGTTTACATCGAAGGCACCGAATGGGGCGGCATCGTGCGAGGCGGCAGGGAATCGACGCTCGACGGCGAGACCGTCTTTGTCGTCACGGGTGAAACATGGCATGGCAAGCTTGCTTCGACGTACGTGTGCTCCACTGAGGATCTGGTAGTGTCGGGAGAAGCGAACGAAGCGCTGCGCACGGTGATTGCCTTCGTCGGATTGGGTGATGTGTTCGACGTTTCAGAAGAGGAAAGCGGCGTGCGTGTTGCATACTCCCTTCGCTCTATGGAAGCCGTGTATGCGGGATTGCGCAAAATGCTGGCTGCGGCAGGAGGGAAACTGCGTATAACAAAGGAATCGGGAAGCAAACCAACGCTTTGCGCTGTGCCCGTCAACGCGTATATCGACGAGAACGACCTTGACGGATACGGATACGAGCTCGCGTGGGCTACTCCCGCCAACCATCTCATTTGCCTTGGTTCGGGCGAGGGTATCGATCGTGCGATGATCCACCTATACGCTGATGCCGCAGGAAATATCGGCGAGACCCAGGTTTTCTACGGCCTCGACGAGCGGCAATGCGTTCTCGAGAGCAACGTACTTGCCGACGAATTACGTGAAGAAGGCGAAAGAAAACTTCGGGAACTGCAGAACACAGGTACCTGCGAGCTTTCCTTGCCGAAAGACGCGGTGTTCGATGTGGGGGATATTGTCGGTGTGGTTTCCGAGAAAACCGGCGTAACCGTTACGTCTGTCGTTACGAAAACCGTAGTCAAGATTTCCGAAGACGGCCAAATCGAGCTTACCAACGAAATCGGAGAAGTCGTACCAGTTAGTGCAGCTTCTCAGAGGAAATAG
- a CDS encoding phage baseplate protein yields the protein MSVELVTGKGATDHVGAEDFGAYQAYTYGPDEYILHGCEATVIDSNTIRISEGDLLVQGRHVRVKGSEDVAIQSGIVGRNRKDLICVRYAKDQNGIEDAPISAIVGTPVEGEAVYPPTIEGDLLAGDVAADFPLFSVSISGLEVGVPVPCMKRTARYVGHIHSQVDIEDGAITAAKLDDSLLKRITDLEAAKLTKLDSYPIGSYYISHIATSPASLFGGSWTSITGRFLYANSSTAAGGSNTHTLTVNEMPSHTHNYTDYHMVVQQNSGLASLSCVSWSKMDYGIGVHPQNTGGNAAHNNMPAYQSVYAWRRTS from the coding sequence ATGTCAGTAGAATTAGTTACCGGCAAAGGGGCAACCGACCATGTGGGAGCAGAAGATTTCGGTGCCTATCAAGCATATACCTATGGCCCCGATGAATACATCCTGCACGGATGCGAAGCGACGGTCATCGACTCCAACACAATACGCATATCCGAAGGTGATCTGCTTGTGCAAGGCAGACATGTTCGTGTTAAGGGATCGGAGGATGTCGCGATCCAGAGCGGCATAGTGGGGCGCAATCGTAAGGATCTTATCTGCGTGCGTTACGCAAAAGATCAGAACGGCATAGAAGATGCACCGATCTCTGCCATCGTAGGTACGCCTGTCGAGGGGGAGGCGGTATATCCGCCGACGATCGAGGGAGACTTGCTTGCAGGAGATGTTGCGGCAGACTTCCCGCTGTTTAGCGTATCGATATCGGGACTGGAGGTTGGAGTTCCTGTGCCATGCATGAAGCGAACCGCACGATATGTCGGGCATATTCATAGCCAAGTGGATATTGAAGACGGTGCAATAACTGCAGCAAAACTGGATGATTCATTACTGAAGCGAATTACAGATTTAGAAGCGGCAAAACTAACCAAACTTGACTCGTATCCTATCGGATCGTATTACATTTCGCACATAGCGACAAGTCCAGCTTCGCTCTTCGGAGGCTCGTGGACTTCGATAACTGGACGGTTTTTGTACGCCAACTCATCGACTGCTGCCGGGGGCTCTAATACGCATACGCTTACAGTGAACGAGATGCCTAGCCATACGCACAACTACACTGATTATCACATGGTAGTGCAGCAAAACAGCGGACTTGCTTCTCTTAGCTGTGTTTCTTGGAGCAAGATGGACTACGGTATTGGGGTTCATCCGCAAAACACGGGCGGTAACGCTGCGCATAACAATATGCCGGCATATCAAAGCGTATATGCATGGCGTAGAACATCGTAG
- a CDS encoding cell wall-binding repeat-containing protein: MPDIKWIGCTKYNPGRGGYRVKQIVPHIAECTTMAGVDATFAGPREASTHYCVDESSIHQYVSESDTAWAVGNWVGNRETISIEHVGTTANPPSSKTLDRSAELMADIAKRYGWSELVLGQNVGLHKWYSATSCPATLDYNYLVAKANAILRGSAGWSGPGEEIAGASRTETARAIADKKGWTGRLMRTSGDNWPDLLTGMWVAGRLDANILYGGDDFYLSDGTGGLCLGSDNRYGTNRYCLDFWEKVKGLDIGDTCFVVPGNDYPDGVACAWASYNLGIPIVLYEDHRNFRSLISRFERAVAIGNTVPKFEGETERIAGVDRGETAVAVAERFAKTWKHPVIVTGSGYADGLSASQWVGDNALLFAEGQASVHALERHRAEIETIYWIGDENAIPHGRRCELSKAAGLLR; encoded by the coding sequence ATGCCTGACATCAAGTGGATCGGCTGCACCAAATACAATCCCGGGCGCGGCGGCTACCGCGTGAAGCAGATCGTGCCGCACATCGCCGAGTGCACGACGATGGCGGGAGTGGACGCAACGTTCGCGGGACCCCGCGAGGCTTCGACGCACTACTGCGTGGACGAGAGTTCGATACACCAGTACGTGTCCGAGTCCGATACCGCGTGGGCCGTGGGCAACTGGGTCGGCAACCGCGAGACCATCAGCATCGAGCACGTGGGAACAACCGCCAACCCCCCGAGCTCAAAGACGCTCGACCGCAGCGCGGAGCTCATGGCCGACATAGCGAAAAGGTATGGGTGGTCCGAGCTCGTGCTGGGTCAAAATGTCGGACTCCATAAGTGGTACAGCGCGACGAGCTGCCCTGCCACGCTCGACTACAACTACCTCGTCGCCAAGGCGAACGCCATCCTGCGCGGCTCGGCGGGATGGAGCGGCCCCGGCGAGGAGATTGCGGGCGCGAGCCGCACAGAGACCGCGCGGGCGATAGCGGACAAGAAAGGATGGACCGGCCGACTTATGCGGACATCGGGAGATAACTGGCCCGATTTGCTCACGGGTATGTGGGTGGCAGGCAGGCTCGACGCGAATATCCTGTACGGCGGCGACGACTTTTATCTCTCGGATGGCACGGGCGGACTGTGCCTCGGCAGCGACAACCGCTACGGCACGAATCGGTATTGCCTCGATTTTTGGGAAAAGGTAAAGGGGCTCGACATCGGCGATACCTGCTTCGTGGTACCGGGGAATGACTATCCCGACGGCGTCGCGTGCGCTTGGGCTTCGTACAACCTTGGCATACCGATCGTTCTATACGAAGATCACCGAAACTTTCGTTCGCTTATATCCCGATTCGAACGCGCTGTCGCCATCGGCAACACCGTGCCCAAGTTCGAAGGCGAAACCGAACGTATTGCGGGAGTCGACCGCGGGGAGACCGCGGTTGCTGTTGCTGAGCGGTTCGCGAAAACCTGGAAGCATCCTGTTATCGTAACGGGTTCCGGCTACGCAGACGGGTTGTCCGCATCCCAATGGGTGGGGGACAACGCACTTTTATTTGCCGAGGGCCAGGCAAGCGTCCATGCACTTGAGCGACACCGGGCTGAAATTGAGACAATCTACTGGATAGGCGATGAGAATGCTATTCCGCATGGCCGCCGATGCGAGCTCAGCAAAGCCGCTGGCCTTCTTCGATGA
- a CDS encoding TetR/AcrR family transcriptional regulator, with translation MTNLQPLDARVSRTRHALFGAIDALLEERDFDSITVKQICQRASVSKAAFYQHFDDKYDLVVAWLSAELKPSAHLFTDQNLTVFFNNLLDAMNQHKTQLEHIMRQPGGNEELQGKVVDIWLKGFRSYYSDNLPISRQAEINREMSVIYNCYGAISLAWWFVKTQPAISQDELVGHLVSKMQHDRSLFEQGVH, from the coding sequence ATGACCAATCTACAACCTCTCGATGCACGCGTTTCCCGAACCCGGCACGCTCTGTTCGGCGCCATAGACGCTCTTTTGGAAGAACGGGATTTCGACTCCATCACCGTAAAGCAGATATGTCAGCGAGCCTCGGTGAGCAAAGCGGCGTTCTACCAACACTTCGATGACAAGTACGACCTCGTCGTGGCGTGGTTGTCCGCAGAGCTCAAACCCTCTGCCCACTTGTTCACCGATCAGAACCTGACCGTATTTTTCAACAACCTACTTGATGCCATGAACCAGCACAAGACCCAACTCGAACACATCATGAGACAGCCTGGAGGCAACGAGGAGCTGCAAGGCAAGGTGGTCGACATCTGGCTTAAGGGATTTCGATCCTATTACTCCGACAACCTGCCGATCAGCAGGCAAGCCGAAATCAACCGAGAGATGTCGGTCATCTACAACTGCTACGGAGCCATCAGCCTCGCGTGGTGGTTCGTCAAAACCCAACCGGCCATTTCGCAAGATGAACTAGTCGGCCACCTCGTCAGCAAGATGCAGCACGACAGGTCGCTGTTCGAACAAGGGGTTCACTGA